AAGAGCACCTGTGCCTCCTTCACACCGTCACCGTCACCTGCTGCCGCGGGCACTCGCCTCggtctctccccctccctcctctgctcagggtctgtTCCCCAAACCTGGAGACCGCGTCCTCTCCCCCAGCCACAGTGCGGACGCCAGCCTCAGCTCCTCAGTGTGAAACCCACGTCCACCTCACCCTCCAGTCTGCGTGCTTGTGACCGGCTCCCCGCGGTGACTTTACGCGGTTTCTGCCTGCTCTGCCCCGTGTGCCTTCTGACTCACGGAGACCACCCAGGCTCCCTGTGCACCTGCTGCCTCCATGCTCAGCCACCCCTCCCGGAGCCCAGGTCCCTCCCTGGGGAGCGTCGGGGCCCAAAGCCCAGGTGCTCCTTGCTGCCTGACCTCGCAGGAGCAGCGCGGGGAGACCGCAGTGGGCCCAAACCCGCACAGGACCTGCCCCACGCATGTGTGCGCCCCCCGCAGGGGCGCCAGCCTCAACCCCCACAGCCCCGCCGAGTGAGGCCCCCTGGGGCTTCCTATGGCTGCACCCGCTCCCTGAGCGCCGGTATCACCCACAGGTGGGCCGCGTCCCTGGTGCCTTTGCTGACCTCCTCTTGCCTCCAGGGGTCCTTCCTGGGCAGCGTCCTGCTCAGGCCCTCCGGAGGGTGCTGTCTTCTACCTGCCCATTTTTGGGGCCATCGCCCAGCATGCACTTGGGAGGGCACCCAGACCCCATCTCCAGCTGGGCCCCTACACCCAGCTATCTGGGGTGGGAACTACACCCCCATCCCCAAAGCTTGGCCcagagccagcccctcccccgctcccGGCTCCCTCCCCGGAGGACAGCCCTCCGTCCTTCCCCGTCAGCCCAGGCCAGGTGCCTTGTCTCCCTCGTCCACCGAGTCCTGGGGGCTTCACCTCTCCCacatctcccacccccagccttgccCCTTCTCCACCCTGCAGAGATCTTTCTAgaatgcagattcctcaaaaagcgCCAGGTGCTGGACTGCGCGCTTCCCTGGGATTGCACCGTTCAGCACTCCCCGCAGCCGCCTGGACGTGGGGACACCGGGGCCACCCAGCAGGGGCAGTGGTGGGGTGGCAGAGGGGCGTGGAGCCAGGCTGGGCGGCCCTGGCTGGATGAGTGCCAGCTGGGTTTGGTTGGCATGGTTTACTTCACTCAGTGGGAAGTGTAGCCAGCACCTGTAAACCCACTGTCCCACCCACGAACGCCAACGCGCCCCAGCAGCTACGGCGCCCTAGGCGCTTCCACCCCACCCGCTCCCCGCTTGGCCCCCACCCCGGGGAGTCGCTGCCTGGGATTTTGTGTTTGACATCTCCTTGCCGTTTTCAAAACTTGAAGCATGGCTGATTCAGTGATTCAGCTGTAAGTATGTGTATGTTCTTCTGCATGCTCTTCCTCATTGTAGGCAGTTACAAGacactgagtatagttccctgtgctgtgcaatagtCCTTGCTTTTTAGGAAGAAGATGGCTTCCCACACCCAGTGGAGTTGCATCCTGCCTGTGGGAGCCACGTCCCCGGCGTCCCTGACTCCCCACGGCCCTCGGGATGGATTCACGCTCCCTTTCCTGGTGGGCACAGTCCCTGCATGGTGGCCCAGTTCACTTTGCTGGGCCCGAGGCAGGGTCCCGCCTCTATCACTGGGCACCCTGACCGCCAAATCCCACTCTCTGAATTCACCATCTCCCTGCTGGCTCTGGGCTCCGCCCGGGGTGAGCCTCAGCCTGGAGCGTCCCTCGGTCCCCTCCATCCAGCCCACAGGAGCGTGAGCCCACAGCCAAGTCAccaggcctggggctgcagggtTGACAAGACTGGGCCCCTCTGGAGCTGCAGGGTGGCCGGGAGCCTGTGCGGAGCCTGAGGGGAGCCTGatcctggggctggagctgggatgggagcGGCACTCGCTCGCCAAGGCCGGAAGGGCAGGCTGACGTCTGTCCCTTGAGGCTCAAGGCTGAAGGCGGCTGCCCTCCTGTCTCTGGCCCCGGCACATCAGTCGCTGGGCCCTCCGGAGGGCAAGGGCAGGGCAGACAGCTACTCCATCACACGCCGAGGCCTGGCCTCCCGGGGGTCCCCAGCAAAGATCTAGCGCGGGACCTTGGCGGGCCCCTGCATCATCCCTCACAAGAGAGGCTTGCTGTGACAGCCCGTCTGGGCCTGTCGGGGACATTGCCCCTTGATGTCTGATGGGGGCCAGGGCCAAGGGCGGAGCAGAAAGGAGATGCAAAGTCCGCCTCTCTGCTGGGCTCGGCATGCCGCCTGGGTGGCCTGCCATCTGTCCTTGGACCCCAGCCCGGTGTGCCCCGTCCCACTGGCACAAGACCCCGGGAGGGTCGTCTGATCTGGAACTGCCCCGCATGCGCCTGTGGAAGGCTGGGGTCCAGGGAGGAGCAGCCTGGGAGAAAGGGGGCACCCTGTGCCCCAAGGACAGGGTCTCTGGGCCTGGGGGTGGACCTTCATGGTGACTGTGACAACAAACATGGCCGAGGTGAACATCTGACGCGGCCGGGCCGCCCATGTCCAGGCCTGCAGGATCTGACCACCGACACCAGCAGGCAGCCCTGGAAGGAACCCCCACAAGCCCAGGAGGGGACCCCCCCAGCCCCTACCCGCGGCCACCCCGCACGGCCTCGAGGGgccttcccagggctgcctgtgggccctgaggctggggcagggctggaccAGACCAGACCAGAGCAGTCACGGGGGTTGGAATCCTTTATTGCCCACAGGCCTGGGCATCCGGGcggggccctgggagctgggagccctGGGCGGCGTGCAGGCGGCGTGGGGGCTGCGAGGGGGCGGCGAGTGGCCTAGGACTCCGACTCAAACATCTTCTTGCGGCCCTCCATGCCCGACTTCTCCTCGATGTTCTTCCTCCAGTCACCCACGTCGCGCAGGTCCCGCTCCTGCAGTGGGGCCGGGAGACAGGGCTCGGCTCCCTCCCCAGGAAGCCAGAGCCCCATCCACTgccagcctcagcttcccctctgAATGGGGTCCCAGAGCCCGCCCTGCAGACCCACCCCCGAGCCTGAGCCAGACCGACGCGGCGGGGCGCCCACCTTCTCGGTGTCCTCCTTCTTGACCTGCTTCAGGTTGGCCCGCAGGTCCATGCACACCTTGTGCTTGGAGCCCAGCAGCGCCTTGAGCATGGCGTCGGCAGACATGCGCACCCTTCTCAGGGGGGGCCTCTTGAACTTGCCTCTCAGGTCGAACAGCTTCTGGTTCATGTCCTCCAGCTGCGGGAGGGAGACGGCAGGGGCCAGCCCTGGTGGGTCCCCGGTCCCGGCAGCGGGGGCCCGCCCCACCTCACCTGGGCCCTCCCGCGGCCCCCTCACCTCCTTGGTGCTCTTTTGCAGCTTCACCTCCATGTCATACTTTTCCTCCTCAGCCGCGTCGATCTTGGAGTGCAGCTGTTTGCAGAGCTCCTGGGGGccgtgggtgggtgggtgggcgggcgtctgtccccccgccccccactggGGCCTCCACCCGCCCCGAACCCCCTCTTGCCCTCTTGACCAGGGCGGCTGGCGGGGCGCACCCGGTACCTGCACCTCGGCCATGGGCCCAGGGATGCTCAGCGTAGGGCAGTGCTCAGACAGGTAGTTCTGCTTCTCCGCCTCCCGGCggctctcctccttctccagctccgTGGCCGCGATCTGGAGCATGACACTCTGGGGGGCGGAGGGACAGGTGGTGAGGGATTGTGGCAGGCCCGCCCCGCAGACCCCCAGGCGGCCCTCCCCGCGCCGCACCTACCTTCAGGTGCTGTCTCCGGGCCGTGATGGCCCTGTGGCGCTTCTGCAGGGcagaggagaagaggcagagtcagggccagcctggggctccccagCCACCCACATCCTTTCTCGCTCGTCTGCCTCGCCGAGGGGGTCCTGCCCAAGGAggaggccaggcccaggctgtGGTGCTGCGTGCTGACCCTTGGCAGGTGGCCCTTcgggtggggaggagaggctgtgcttcagaggcagagaggggctggggggatgcagggcccaggaggtggggggtgcGGTCTTCAGAAAGAAGAAGCCATTCCCCGGGGACCAGGTCGCAGCCTCGCTTCCGCTGCTTCGTGAGGCGCCAGGCCGCCACTTCCTCTGTCGACTGTCTCGGTGGGCGGGGTGGGGCACCTGCGAGGGGCgaggggaggcctggggcagcCTCGAAACTCTGACCTCTGACTTATCCTGAGTGGGGGGCCCCGTTCCCTCAGTGCTCCACCCCCAGCACACGTACTCACCTCCTCACTGTCCCATGAGGGCAGGCGGTGGAgcgggggagagaagagaggttaGGGCCATGCGATGGGGCCACGTGGTGGGCAGGCGGGCGAGGGGCCGGAggtgagtggggggggggggaggggagggagatgcaGTGACCCTTGCCCGGGGGGGCGGGGTCAGGGAGTGGTGGGCTgcagcaggggcagcaggctTGGGGCTACACTTACTCCCCCATCGTGAGGTCCTGGGCTTCGAGCCTGtgggagagagaggtgagggcTGTTAGGGCcgctgccctcctgccctggaCGCCGGCCGTCGGGGGCTGCAGGGCCTCGTGCTAGCCCAGCCCTCCGGCAGGCAGCCCCGCCCGCCCCCAAGCCCGACCTCCTTGGAGGGTGATGTCTTGGAATTCCCCCAGGGAGGGGGGGACATAAGAGGAGAAAGTGTTCCCAAAATGTCCCCGGCGGGCCTGGAGCCACGGCAGCTGTCCCTGAGGGAGGGCGGGTCTGGCCAGCACAGGTGGCTGCCAGAGCCACCAGTTATTTTTAGCTCTGCTCCTTCAGTTTTGAGCCCAAGTGCATACAAGAACCTGCCCCCAAGTCGGGCCCAGGGTCCCTCAACCCATAAAGTCCCCTTCACGTGTCCCACAGCGAGAGCTGGCCATCAGGGTGCTGCCTGGAAcactggccccaccccagcccgccTCCGGATGcgtctccctccagccccctgctCAGCAGACGCCACCCCCCAGAGAGGCTGCAGGCGacggccccctccccaggctccgcCCTGGGAAGTCCTCCTGCAAGCTGTCCTGCGGCCCTGTCCCCGGCCTCGGCCAGCCGGGCCGGCCTCACCTTGCGTCTGGGCAGCAGTGCTGGGAGCGAGGTCAGGCCGGCAGCGGCGAGCTGGGCTGGTGGGCCCAGGGGAGGGTATAAAAGGcctcccccaggctgggcccccGCTCAGAAAGGGCATGGAGCCCTCCTCAGACCAATGGGGGCGCAGGGacctccccacctgcccaggcCGCCTGCCGGCCCAGCCTCGTGCTGCTGTCCAGGCCAAGAAGTCTTGGGGCGGGTGGTGCCGAGGTTGGGTTGCTCGTTGCTCTATTTAGGGCTCAGTGACGACTTCGAGATGCCGCCCTGGTTCTTGCAAGGAGCTTGAGGACAGTGTGAGGTCACTCCAGTCGGCCCCACCTGTCTTGAGTCAGGGTCCACACTGTGGTTTCCCCACAGGCTCCCGGGCCCCTGGGGACGGCAGGCGCCTCTCACTGGGCTGACTGTCCCCTTTAGCCCGGTGGGCACCTCAGGCACCAGCTGGCCACATTCCCCCTCTTCTCCAAGCTGGCCTGGGACCAGGCAGGACCCCCAAACACAACCTCTGGAGCCTACAGCAGTGGCCAGGGGCCTCCGTGTTGGAGACTGCCCTCCCCGGGTGTGATCCCGGCTTCCCGCCCCGAGCAGGATGGGGGGCGTCCTAGATGGATGGACGGACGTGCAGTTTTGCCTGGAACGCCCTGCCCGTGGGCCGGTTCCCTGCATGGCTCAGAACACGTCCTTCAACCCCAGGATTTCAGCGCCACCCACCTGGGAACCTCTCCCTGACCCGAGGGGGCCTGGGGCCCGCCTGGCTGCCTGGGCAGGCCCGGCACTGCCCTTCTCACCCCGGCCCAgggcccgcgccccccgcccaGGGCCCCCGCCCAGCAGAGGCATCCGGAGAACCATGACTTGGCGTCCTCCAAGCTGGGGGTGCAAGGCCCCAGCCCGGCCAGCTTCTCGGGGGCCGTGGGGAGGGTCAGGGAGCGCTAAAGCCGTCCAGATGTGCGGGGATTAGAGCCGCTTTCCGGGCCAGGCTGAGCCCCCAAAGGCCCAGTGCGGCTTCCGAAGGCGTCTACTGCCCCCTGCTGCTCGCGAGGGGGAGGCCCCACAGCCACCAGCCCAAGGGTTTGGGGGGCCTGTAGGGGGCTGGGGTCCCCTCCTTCCACTATCACCACACCCAAAGTGTCCCAGTTGCCCACGGTGTCCGCATGGGGCCGCCCCCTGACTCTCCAGCTCCCCCTCTCCCGGTATCGTCCCCGTggggactgggggggggggccttcACCTTCACTCGGGACTCAGGCATGGTCAGGGGCCTCAGGGACTGGCCAAGTCTGGAGAGCCCCTCTCCCTGTCCTTGGCGATGGCAGGGGAGCCCTGACCCTAGCGTGCCGGCGGGCTCAGGAAGGACACACGATGGCAGCGGGAGGAGGAGTTTATTGCTGTGGGACCCCGGCCCAGCCTGCACAGAGGCCCAGGCCCATCCCAGGGGACAGAGGCCCGGGGCTGCTTTCAGGAGCCAGGCAAGGGCAGGCGCCAGCGGGGCTGCAAGGCCAAGGCCCGGTCCACCTCCCTGGCCGGCTGCAGGCGGTGCCACTGCACAACGGGCCGCCGGGCGTGGGCCAACATGTCCGCCCAGTGCTGCAGGGGCTGACCAGAGGCCCGGGCACCGAGCACAACCTTGCCCACGGGCTCAGGCCGGAACTGCGGGCCCCGGGCCCAGACGGCCAGCACCAGGTCCACgctctggggagaggcaggctgaGGTGTGAcggaggagaagagaggcagcAGTCAGTCTGGCCCTCAGTGAGGTCccgcccgccccctcctccaggcagcccaccTGGATCTGGCTGAAGGGCACGGGGAAGGTGAAGGCTTCATTGAAGTAAGGGGCGGCCGTGCCCTTCCTGGCTgatgtcttcctcttcttccacttCCTCTGCTTCAGCAGGAGCTGGACCTTCACGTAGGGCTCTGGGCAAGCGAAAGCGGTCAGAGGGTGTCGCCGGTCCGAGGGCTGGGCACAGGCTTCCTCCCTCCATCAGCGCGGAGGGGCCGCTCTGGCTCTCACCTGCCAGCCCTGGGCTCAGGCCTCGGGCCTCCAGCACGACCACGGTCAGCCGGCCCGAGCCGGGCACGTACCGGAGCGAGCAGCACAGCTCCCCCACCTGCTCAGGCTGCGGGCGGCAGgaggggcctcagtttccccgccGGCACCCCGGGCAGGATGGGGCTGAAGCCCGGCTCGGCATCCTCACCTCAGCAGCGCCGGGCGGGCCCAGCTGGAGCCAGAGCTCCAGGACGTGCTGCAGGTCCACGGCGCCCAGCGGCAGGCTGAGCTCGGCCAGCGGCTGGTGCTGGGAGAGGCTCCTGCCGTCCAGCACCTGCACCCGCAGGGCAGTCTGGGGCAGCTCATCCGGCGGGACCTGCGGGCAGGGGTGTGAGCCGGCCCCGCCACCCGGCCCGGGCCCCCAGCCCGCGGACCCCAGACTCACGTGGAAGCAGCAGGTCTCGTCAAACACCAGGCAGAGTGTGCTGCGGTGCACCTTCGTCTCATGGCTGCGCCCGGACAGGGGAGAGAGGCTGACGCGGGCATAGGGGTCCGCCGTGGCCCGCGGGCCTCCAGGTCTCAGGTCAGCCGCTTGCCTGAGGCCCACCTTGATCTAGGAGCCAGCAGTGCTTCATCCACGGGCCTCTCCCTCTTCAGCCCCGCACGTCCCAGCACCCAGTGCTCACCCTGCCCCGCTCACCCTCCCGAAACCTGCAGATCCCGTGGGCCCACAAAGTGGGCCCCTCACCTCCTGGCTTCCAAAGTCGTATTCCAGAGAGAGCTGCAGGCGCCCCCACTGCTGGGGTCCTCCAGGGCCGGACTCCACGTTGTCCACATCTGGCTGAACCTGAGTCACGTCACAGGGACTGGTGACATGAGCTGCTGGGAATGTGGCCCCCTCAGACCCCTGGGCCTCCGGGCAGCAGGTCTGTGACGGGTCAAACCACATCCCTCCAGGCCAGGCCACCAGAAGGGCTCACGCCTTAGCTCAGCTCTGCGAGACGGGCTGCAACTGCCCCGATCCACCTCGCACACCGCCGCCTTCCTTCAGAACCTCTGCAGCTCCCTGCGGCCCCAGCCCTGCGGCTGGCCCTCCAGGACCTCgtggtcctgcctccctcccctttgtTCATCGTCTGAGCTGCCTGCGGGAGGGCCCCCCCGCCTCTGCTCTGGGTAGACCAGACCATCCTGGGGGCTAAGATCTCCCTCCAGCCTGGACCTTGAGTTGCCCTATGGGACTGACCCAGATGGGAGCTGGGTGCACCCTCCTCAccaggtgggtggtggtggtgccaCAGGCCCTGCCCAGACCCACAGCCTTCTTGTCTCTGGGCTTCTTCCTgtggcggccgcggcggcggcagcagcaggaggcacagaggaggcaagaaacCAGAAGGACGCCAGCCAGGACGGTGGCGGCAACGAGTGCCCAGCGGGACCCTGTGGGGGCGCAGAGGGTCCTGAGATGCCCCTGTGGGCAGCAGCACCCCTACCCAGCTGGGCCATCTCTGTGCCCCTCCCAGAGGCCCTGAAACTCCCAAGGGATCCTGGTGATGAGGTCTGGAATGAGTCCAGGGCCAGCCGAGGTGCCCACTGGGGCCGGGACACTGTAGGGGTCTGGGGGGTGCCCCATCTCCACACGCTGCCAGCTTGGAGCAGATGGCCAGGGCGGCCAGGTCACTTGAGAGGAAGACCCCTCGGGCCCCTGCCCACCATCCCATCTGCCCAGCAGCGGCCAGCTCTGGGTCTGTGTGAGCAAAGAGGCAGCCTGGGGTGGCCAGGGGCAAGGGTTCTGAGTGGAGCCaaggggagggaggtgctgggccTTGGGCAAAGTGCTGGCTTAGCTGTCGCAGGCCCGGCCTCCtggccacctcccccagcccccagcctagCCAAGCAGGCTAGGCCTGGGCAGCCGGGGTCCTGCCCTCCCTGGTCCTCACCACAGagccttctcctccaggaagctcccTCCTTCATGGCCTTTCTCCCTGGACCCTGGGCACTCCTGGGGTTTGCTGCTTTGGGTCCTATCCCTGCCCCTGAACTCAGGCCCCCTATAGTTTGCCAGTGGTACGTATGGGTCACATTTACACATGTGGGTCACCGGCCCTGGGGTGGCTGGGGAGCTTGGGGATGTGGGTTCTGAGGGGTTGGGGTTCTGCTAGGGTCATGAGGGCGGGCAGGTGGCGGGAGGAGTCACGGTGGGAGCTGGTCTGGGCGAGTCCGGGCTGAAGGTGCATTCCTGGAGCAGGGCCGGCTGggtgcctggggaggagggcgcggtgggggcaggcagaggcagggtgTAGCTGGGAGCCGCCAGAACATTCCTGCCCACCTACCTGCCCTGCCCCCCTCAGCGGCTGGCTCatgggtgggaaggagggtggggctggcgCAGCCTATCTGCAGGGGCCCAAGGAGGACACAGTGGTGGGCTGTCTCTTCCCACCCATGGCAAGGACTGTGACCCCAGGCCCATGGGCGAGTCTCCCTGGCACGCTGCCTCCTGGTGCCCCCTCCTCTGGGGAGCACGGGCAGCCAAGAGTCCCTGTCTCTCCAACCTGGGGCCTCCCCATCTTTGTCCACAAGAGCTGCCACTTCCCTGGCCTCTGGGACCAAGCCCAGCCCACCCTCTCCAGGAATAATGGGGCGTCCGGGATGGTATCCCCTCACCTCTGCACCCCTGCCCACCACGGTGCCGAGTGTggggggaggcagaagggagTCCGCTGTGATTCCGCAGATGACGCCCACGGCAGCCGCGCACCCTCCCGGCACAGCCCCCCTCACGGCCCTCAGGAGGGGCTGCAGCTCACAGGGGGCGCCCGGGCCCCCCCACCGGGGCTGTGCACATGCTGTCCCTGCGAGGTctctgggaattaaacccaggaggGAACGTGGAGGCAGCTATGCGCCAGGCCTCGCGCTGGCTTTAATGCCTGCCGCTGCCGACTTGAGTTTCTGGCCATTTTTGAACAGGAGGCTGCACATGTCCTGCACAGGCCCTGCAGTTTCAGGATCGGGTCCTGCCTGGGGCCCCCATGGTGGAGTGCGGGGCTTTCCCGGAGCTGCCCGCCCTCCCGCCTCCACGTCCTGCCGGGACACTCGGAGGTCCCGGCAGAGTGCCCCTGGTGGCGGCTGATGGCACGGGCTGGCCCGAGAGCTGAGGGTCCCCAGGCAGAGTCAGAGAGTCCTGGCCCCGGGGGTGGGACTTAAAGCCAACCTTTACTTGTTGGAATGTCAGAGCCTTTGTGTGTTCTGGAATTAAAACAACTTCCTTTGAGATTCGTATGGTTGAAAGCGGGGAGTCAGCTGCCAGCACAGAACTTAcatctgtgtgtgcgtgtgagagcCTACATGCGTGTGTACACCTGTATGATCGTGTgcgtgcaggtgtgtgtgcatgcgtacACGTGCTTGCACGCGCCTCTCCCTGCATGCCTGCTTGGCTGGCACCCTTATCTCCAACttgcctggggcagggtgggcgTTGAGTCACAGGCATTTGGTTCTTGGCAAATCCGCCAGGATTGCCTGGCCAGCCTGGAAGAGGCTGAGCCTCAGAACCACAGCAGGGCCTGGAAGCCAGCCTAAGAGAACCCAGAGTCCCTGGGCACACCAGCCACAAGCAACGGGGGACCCTAGGCCTGGGGAGGTGCCAGGTCCCTCAAGACAGCCAGGTCCCCGTGGTGGGGAAGCTGCAGGCTGGTGCGCGGCCACCAGGTGGCACCATCTGCTCCACTGGACCCAGCTTGGCCATGGACCTGCCTtcaggctgggtgggggaggcttcTAGGAAAAGTTCACAGGAGCCCCAAACCGGCAGGTGCCCCGGGGGTGGCCCTCCCGGCCCTGTGGGGGCTGCCTggttctccctctccccaggtcaTGCCTCTGGAAGCCCTCCTTGCCTGGGCTGCCTCTGGGCAGGACCTTCCTTGGCCTCCCTCAGAAAGCAGGGAGTTCCTCCTGGGGTCCCTCCCCTGTGGCCCAGCTGGGGGACATCCTCTCTAGACGCTAAGGCTATTTTTCcccagaaaggcaggcaggcaccCTTCTTGATTGGAGTCCGGGTCCCAGCCACCTCCTCAGGGCTCCCTCCGGGGCTGCCCCGCAGGACACCCTCCTCCTCACCGCCTCCCCACACGGGCGCAGGCCGGTTCATTCCTGCTGCTGCCATGTTtgcccctgctgccccaggccctcccaggccCATCCCCGTCCTGCGGCAtgagccccacctcctccaggaagccctccctggtCGTTCCCGGCCCTCAGAACTGCCTGCAGCTGTGAATGCCAGCCGGGAATGCCAGCTCTCCCAGGGAAAGGGCCCTCCCTGTCGGCCTGGGGCCAGGCACCCAGGAAAGCTGTGCTAACTGACCCCTTCCACCTTTGGTCTAGCTGCAACTTTTTATGCTTCAATGGGACCAGGCTTCTGTGGGCCCCCCTCCCAAAGAGCAAGCTCCCCCAGTGTTGGGGGTGGCGGCCCCCCTAGGTGTCGCACGCTCTCACCTGATACCTGCGCTTCCTGGGGCCCGCCCCGCCTCCGCTCCGACCCTGGGCCCTGGAGGGTGGTGTTCTGAGCCTTCGGCCGGAGCCTGTCTTTCCTGGGCCTCTAGTGACTGGGAAATTCTTGTTggttttgggggaaggggagtgggaggcagggcttCGGGGAGCCCCACCTCAGGGCCGGAACTACTGGGCCTCAGGAGATGGGGAACTCCCTTGGGAGAAGGGTCCCTCCGGAGACCCACAGGCTGGACATCTGAGCCCGGGGCCACCTGCAAGGGCCCCCAGAGGCTTTGCAAGAGGAGGTGCTGGCCCATCTGGGGTGACCTTCGGGTGGGGCAGCGGGAGGGAGGCCAGGCCGGACTTGGTTCGTAAACGTTCTACCCACCAAGGAGGGTGCCCGAGTCACAGGGACGTCTGGGTTTGCAGGGGGGTGGCTTTCCGGTGCTGCCAGAACCGAGCTCAGGGAGGCCTGTGCCCAGCAGGGTGAGCTGCCATGCGCGGGATGGGCAGGCCGGCCACACGGCGTTCTCCCTGGGCCACTACCCGGCCTGCATGGCCCTGCTGCTGCCCGGCTTCTGGAGCCCAGGCAAGCCTCTGGAGGTCATTCTGTCCATGCCTCAGCCCCGCAGCTGGTGGAGCCAATGGGTGGAAGTCCTGCTCTGGTCTACCCTCAGCACCTCTTGCTTTAGCCAGGCCAGCAGGGCCTGTAATCTGAGTTCCTCTCTGCTCTGGCCAGTTCATCTGGTCCAGCCACTCCGGGTCC
This Camelus ferus isolate YT-003-E chromosome 10, BCGSAC_Cfer_1.0, whole genome shotgun sequence DNA region includes the following protein-coding sequences:
- the TNNI2 gene encoding troponin I, fast skeletal muscle gives rise to the protein MGDEEKRHRAITARRQHLKSVMLQIAATELEKEESRREAEKQNYLSEHCPTLSIPGPMAEVQELCKQLHSKIDAAEEEKYDMEVKLQKSTKELEDMNQKLFDLRGKFKRPPLRRVRMSADAMLKALLGSKHKVCMDLRANLKQVKKEDTEKERDLRDVGDWRKNIEEKSGMEGRKKMFESES
- the SYT8 gene encoding synaptotagmin-8 isoform X2; this encodes MCKCDPYVPLANYRGPEFRGRDRTQSSKPQECPGSREKGHEGGSFLEEKALCWQRVEMGHPPDPYSVPAPVGTSAGPGLIPDLITRIPWSRWALVAATVLAGVLLVSCLLCASCCCRRRGRHRKKPRDKKAVGLGRACGTTTTHLVQPDVDNVESGPGGPQQWGRLQLSLEYDFGSQEIKVGLRQAADLRPGGPRATADPYARVSLSPLSGRSHETKVHRSTLCLVFDETCCFHVPPDELPQTALRVQVLDGRSLSQHQPLAELSLPLGAVDLQHVLELWLQLGPPGAAEPEQVGELCCSLRYVPGSGRLTVVVLEARGLSPGLAEPYVKVQLLLKQRKWKKRKTSARKGTAAPYFNEAFTFPVPFSQIQPASPQSVDLVLAVWARGPQFRPEPVGKVVLGARASGQPLQHWADMLAHARRPVVQWHRLQPAREVDRALALQPRWRLPLPGS
- the SYT8 gene encoding synaptotagmin-8 isoform X3, which encodes MGHPPDPYSVPAPVGTSAGPGLIPDLITRIPWSRWALVAATVLAGVLLVSCLLCASCCCRRRGRHRKKPRDKKAVGLGRACGTTTTHLVQPDVDNVESGPGGPQQWGRLQLSLEYDFGSQEIKVGLRQAADLRPGGPRATADPYARVSLSPLSGRSHETKVHRSTLCLVFDETCCFHVSLGSAGWGPGPGGGAGSHPCPQVPPDELPQTALRVQVLDGRSLSQHQPLAELSLPLGAVDLQHVLELWLQLGPPGAAEPEQVGELCCSLRYVPGSGRLTVVVLEARGLSPGLAEPYVKVQLLLKQRKWKKRKTSARKGTAAPYFNEAFTFPVPFSQIQPASPQSVDLVLAVWARGPQFRPEPVGKVVLGARASGQPLQHWADMLAHARRPVVQWHRLQPAREVDRALALQPRWRLPLPGS
- the SYT8 gene encoding synaptotagmin-8 isoform X1, which codes for MGWWAGARGVFLSSDLAALAICSKLAACGDGAPPRPLQCPGPSGHLGWPWTHSRPHHQDPLVPLGTRCRHRPGWRPSGFLPPLCLLLLPPPRPPQEEAQRQEGCGSGQGLWHHHHPPAHVTSPCDVTQVQPDVDNVESGPGGPQQWGRLQLSLEYDFGSQEIKVGLRQAADLRPGGPRATADPYARVSLSPLSGRSHETKVHRSTLCLVFDETCCFHVSLGSAGWGPGPGGGAGSHPCPQVPPDELPQTALRVQVLDGRSLSQHQPLAELSLPLGAVDLQHVLELWLQLGPPGAAEPEQVGELCCSLRYVPGSGRLTVVVLEARGLSPGLAEPYVKVQLLLKQRKWKKRKTSARKGTAAPYFNEAFTFPVPFSQIQPASPQSVDLVLAVWARGPQFRPEPVGKVVLGARASGQPLQHWADMLAHARRPVVQWHRLQPAREVDRALALQPRWRLPLPGS